The following are encoded together in the Corythoichthys intestinalis isolate RoL2023-P3 unplaced genomic scaffold, ASM3026506v1 HiC_scaffold_23, whole genome shotgun sequence genome:
- the LOC130911153 gene encoding glycerophosphodiester phosphodiesterase domain-containing protein 5-like isoform X2: MVSFGLLILTFFLSLVFLYFWIEAQNDYDDFEWFNFGTLGFWFPWSLVLLGVAAAIFTYIALLLVLAVCLLSEGQRLYLHWSHKIGIAVTLVFCVVAMAVLSDLWSKEWTTLLLSLQVTAPVLHMAAVFLMVVISWPVALHFFRMNKRVRQVSILALYLSGLFSLYLVPLGMYSPCIKDAGTLGAPPMLIGHRGAPTLAPENTIMSFEKAVEAGGDGLETDVSISYDGVPFLMHDDTLRRTTNVADVFPNRTHQNACMFTWAEIQRLNAGEWFLSRDPFGSASSLSEVDRQRARNQSVPSLADFLQVASRSGRRVIFDLRQPPPGHPYNASYVNVTLEVVLTHINSSQVLWLPSEDRDVVHATDAELRQTSGERLSITELTDEHITTLNLHYSSMSQHQISKYASANISTNLFVISQPWLYALAWCAGADSVTTNAVHVLAKVRMPLFLMTPEEYNLMWILTDVVSAILIISIFIFHWWRERGLPFLSGSRRTHKNGPYSKFRTDSSDEACIRWSPSNGSLISLPLVFHISHPS; this comes from the exons ATGGTCAGTTTCGGCCTCCTGATCCTCACCTTCTTCCTCAGTTTAGTTTTCCTGTATTTCTGGATTGAGGCTCAAAATGACTACGACGACTTTGAATG GTTCAACTTTGGCACTTTGGGGTTCTGGTTCCCCTGGTCGCTGGTTTTGCTGGGGGTGGCCGCGGCAATCTTTACGTACATCGCGCTGCTACTG GTGCTGGCTGTGTGTCTTCTCTCCGAGGGTCAACGTTTGTACCTTCACTGGAGTCACAAG ATTGGCATCGCAGTGACTCTGGTTTTCTGCGTGGTTGCCATGGCCGTCTTGTCCGACCTGTGGAGCAAAGAATGGACCACGCTACTGCTTTCGCTTCAG GTGACGGCGCCGGTGCTCCACATGGCTGCCGTTTTTCTCATGGTCGTCATCTCCTGGCCAGTCGCTTTACACTTTTTTCGCATGAACAAGAGAG TGCGTCAAGTGTCTATTCTGGCTCTCTACTTGTCCGGGTTGTTCTCCCTCTACTTGGTTCCTCTGGGGATGTATTCGCCATGCATTAAAGACGCAGGGACGCTGGGGGCACCGCCGATGCTCATCGGACACCGGGGGGCGCCCACG TTGGCTCCAGAGAACACAATTATGTCCTTTGAGAAGGCTGTGGAGGCCGGAGGAGACGGATTGGAGACTGACGTCTCCATCAG TTATGACGGCGTTCCCTTCCTGATGCACGACGACACCCTGCGAAGAACCACCAACGTCGCTGACGTTTTCCCCAACAGAACGCACCAAAACGCCTGCATGTTCACTTGGGCCGAAATACAACGGCTAAACGCCGGCGAGTGGTTCTTATCT AGGGATCCGTTCGGAAGTGCGTCTTCCCTGAGCGAGGTGGACCGCCAGCGGGCCAGGAACCAATCTGTTCCCTCGTTGGCCGACTTCCTGCAGGTGGCGTCGCGAAGCGGCCGACGCGTTATCTTTGACCTGCGTCAGCCGCCTCCGGGGCATCCTTACAATGCCTCGTACGTCAACGTCACTCTGGAAGTGGTTCTGACCCACATCAACTCTTCACAG GTTCTCTGGCTACCGTCTGAAGACAGGGATGTGGTTCATGCCACCGACGCCGAGCTGCGGCAGACGTCGGGAGAACGCCTGTCCATCACGGagctgacagacgagcacatcacAACCCTCAATCTGCACTACAGCAGCATGTCGCAACATCAGATCAG CAAATACGCCTCAGCGAATATCAGCACCAACCTGTTTGTGATCAGTCAACCGTGGCTCTACGCGCTGGCATGGTGCGCCGGGGCCGACTCGGTCACCACCAACGCCGTGCACGTCCTGGCCAAAGTCCGCATGCCCCTTTTTCTCATG ACCCCCGAGGAATACAACTTAATGTGGATTCTGACTGACGTCGTCTCCGCAATCCTCATCATCTCCATTTTCATTTTCCATTG GTGGCGAGAGAGAGGTCTCCCCTTCCTGTCCGGCAGTCGCCGGACTCACAAGAACGGACCGTACAGCAAGTTTCGAACAG ACTCCTCCGACGAGGCCTGCATTCGCTGGAGTCCATCCAATGGATCACTCATCTCCCTTCCATTGGTCTTCCACATATCACACCCCTCATGA
- the LOC130911153 gene encoding glycerophosphodiester phosphodiesterase domain-containing protein 5-like isoform X1 has translation MVSFGLLILTFFLSLVFLYFWIEAQNDYDDFEWFNFGTLGFWFPWSLVLLGVAAAIFTYIALLLVLAVCLLSEGQRLYLHWSHKIGIAVTLVFCVVAMAVLSDLWSKEWTTLLLSLQVTAPVLHMAAVFLMVVISWPVALHFFRMNKRVRQVSILALYLSGLFSLYLVPLGMYSPCIKDAGTLGAPPMLIGHRGAPTLAPENTIMSFEKAVEAGGDGLETDVSISYDGVPFLMHDDTLRRTTNVADVFPNRTHQNACMFTWAEIQRLNAGEWFLSRDPFGSASSLSEVDRQRARNQSVPSLADFLQVASRSGRRVIFDLRQPPPGHPYNASYVNVTLEVVLTHINSSQVLWLPSEDRDVVHATDAELRQTSGERLSITELTDEHITTLNLHYSSMSQHQISKYASANISTNLFVISQPWLYALAWCAGADSVTTNAVHVLAKVRMPLFLMTPEEYNLMWILTDVVSAILIISIFIFHWWRERGLPFLSGSRRTHKNGPYSKFRTELGDVWSISSVNAPVDQRSAPTSPTHPHLPTIIEE, from the exons ATGGTCAGTTTCGGCCTCCTGATCCTCACCTTCTTCCTCAGTTTAGTTTTCCTGTATTTCTGGATTGAGGCTCAAAATGACTACGACGACTTTGAATG GTTCAACTTTGGCACTTTGGGGTTCTGGTTCCCCTGGTCGCTGGTTTTGCTGGGGGTGGCCGCGGCAATCTTTACGTACATCGCGCTGCTACTG GTGCTGGCTGTGTGTCTTCTCTCCGAGGGTCAACGTTTGTACCTTCACTGGAGTCACAAG ATTGGCATCGCAGTGACTCTGGTTTTCTGCGTGGTTGCCATGGCCGTCTTGTCCGACCTGTGGAGCAAAGAATGGACCACGCTACTGCTTTCGCTTCAG GTGACGGCGCCGGTGCTCCACATGGCTGCCGTTTTTCTCATGGTCGTCATCTCCTGGCCAGTCGCTTTACACTTTTTTCGCATGAACAAGAGAG TGCGTCAAGTGTCTATTCTGGCTCTCTACTTGTCCGGGTTGTTCTCCCTCTACTTGGTTCCTCTGGGGATGTATTCGCCATGCATTAAAGACGCAGGGACGCTGGGGGCACCGCCGATGCTCATCGGACACCGGGGGGCGCCCACG TTGGCTCCAGAGAACACAATTATGTCCTTTGAGAAGGCTGTGGAGGCCGGAGGAGACGGATTGGAGACTGACGTCTCCATCAG TTATGACGGCGTTCCCTTCCTGATGCACGACGACACCCTGCGAAGAACCACCAACGTCGCTGACGTTTTCCCCAACAGAACGCACCAAAACGCCTGCATGTTCACTTGGGCCGAAATACAACGGCTAAACGCCGGCGAGTGGTTCTTATCT AGGGATCCGTTCGGAAGTGCGTCTTCCCTGAGCGAGGTGGACCGCCAGCGGGCCAGGAACCAATCTGTTCCCTCGTTGGCCGACTTCCTGCAGGTGGCGTCGCGAAGCGGCCGACGCGTTATCTTTGACCTGCGTCAGCCGCCTCCGGGGCATCCTTACAATGCCTCGTACGTCAACGTCACTCTGGAAGTGGTTCTGACCCACATCAACTCTTCACAG GTTCTCTGGCTACCGTCTGAAGACAGGGATGTGGTTCATGCCACCGACGCCGAGCTGCGGCAGACGTCGGGAGAACGCCTGTCCATCACGGagctgacagacgagcacatcacAACCCTCAATCTGCACTACAGCAGCATGTCGCAACATCAGATCAG CAAATACGCCTCAGCGAATATCAGCACCAACCTGTTTGTGATCAGTCAACCGTGGCTCTACGCGCTGGCATGGTGCGCCGGGGCCGACTCGGTCACCACCAACGCCGTGCACGTCCTGGCCAAAGTCCGCATGCCCCTTTTTCTCATG ACCCCCGAGGAATACAACTTAATGTGGATTCTGACTGACGTCGTCTCCGCAATCCTCATCATCTCCATTTTCATTTTCCATTG GTGGCGAGAGAGAGGTCTCCCCTTCCTGTCCGGCAGTCGCCGGACTCACAAGAACGGACCGTACAGCAAGTTTCGAACAG AGCTGGGTGACGTCTGGTCCATCTCCAGCGTCAACGCACCTGTGGACCAGCGTAGCGCCCCAACGTCACCCACGCACCCTCATTTGCCCACCATCATCGAGGAGTGA